A region of the Synechococcus sp. PCC 7502 genome:
CCAACTTAGTCCGAGTTGGCGATCCCAATCAGGCAATTAATTCCACTTTTACCACCGCCGATCCCAGTTTTTTTGCGGCTTTCTGTCAGCGTGCTAAGCAAGTGGTCACGATCGCTCAGGCGGGACGAAGCTGTATGGAAATAATCAACGCTGCTAACTATGTATTAGATTGGGTAAATACCAGTTACTACGCCCAAAGTCGAGAGAAGCCATTTTTAGCGCAACATATTACTCCTGTGGGCGATGCTAACCCCTCAGCCTTGGGACTGGGCTTAGAAATTCAGTTTCCTGAGGATATTGACCAAACGATGGCTGTAATTAAGCAGAGAATTATCAATTTATTAGCGGAGGATGCCAACCTAGCGATCGCCATTTTGGTCAGAAATCATAATCAAGGTAAGTATATTTATCGCTACCTGTCCGATCTTAAGGATACTCAGGATATTAAAGTCTATGATGTGGAAGATCGCGATCGCAGCCTCAAAATCCCCAAGGAAATGCTCGGGATTTTACAGTTTATTGAACGCCCCCATTCTCCCGATAACCTCAAAGCCTGTTTGCAAATTCTGCTGGATCGACAGTTAATTAAACCCCAGGATTTTAATGCCCTCGCCAGTCTGCCCGAACAATTTCTCTATCCTACCCCCCTCGATCGCCCCTTTCATCCTCAATCCCAGATTGCACAAAGCATTTGTCGCAGCTTATTGCGATCACGCATGGAACTACCTCTATATAACCTGATTGCTTTTATTGCCCTTACCCTCAACTACAACCAAGGCGAACTAGCAACGGCGGATAAACTGAGCGATCGCCTGCGTCAAGAATTAGTTGGTACCTATAACATTGCTAATTTACTTTCAACTTTGCAGGAAATTGTATTATCAGAGAAATTTGAAGTCATAGAGATTGAAAATCCCGAAAATCAATATACCCAACCCGCCCAAGTCACAATTATTAGTCTGCATAAATCCAAGGGTTTAGATTGGGATGTAGTATTTATTCCCTTTATGGATGAGCGCATCTGTCCCGGTAAACCCTATATTCCCGAACCTGTGAAGTTTTTAGGGGATTTTAACCTCCCCGAAGTTGCCAGAATGCAAATGCGTGCGTTAATTAATCAAGAGGAATTACCTGACTCTAACTCAGCTTGGCTCCATGCCCAAACCCTCAAGCAGTTTGAAGAATTTCGATTGCTATACATGGGGATGACTCGTCCGAAGCGATTGCTACATATTTCCGCCAGTACCAAAGCTCCATTTTCTTGGAATAATCTGGATAGTAAAAGTCAGTTTAAGCCCTGCCCAGCGATCGCCCAACTTGCCCAAAAATTTCCCCAGTCCGTAGTTCCTTGCTCGCATCTGAATTAGATTCAGAATTAGATTTTGTGAGTAGTTGAGGATTTTTAAGATTGATTAGTATAGACAGGTAATAGTTCGTTAATATTTACGGAGAATCCCGATAAAACCTTGGGTGAGTAAGCCTGTTGCGTATTTGCAAATAGCTGCCATTTCACTTGTGATTGTTCTTCTAGTAGTTCTAAAGTAGCGATGATAATTAACCGATTCTTAGGAAAAACCAACCATACTTCCTCTGCACCAGCTTGTAAATATTCTTCAGCTTTAGAAAAAATGTCTTCAACTACATCATTGGGAGAAGCAATTTCAATCACAAGTGGAAAACATTCAGGTAGAGTTATAAAATCATCATTCCCATAGACCTCAACCTGTTTAGTCGACATATAGGCAACATCGGGCTTTCGAGCTTGCTTGAGCGTACGACAAAGAAGTTCAGTACAGACAATACCAGCCAAATTATTTGCCTTAGCAAAAGTGAGAAGTAATGAAGCTAGTTCTACCTGTAATTTGCTATGAAGAAATCCCATATTTTGTTTCTCAATAATTTGTTCATTTACCCATTCAGAATTTTCAGGAGGATTTTGCATAAATTCCTCAAGGCTGACTTTATGGATTTGTTGATTAGCTATGTGAACGATTCCTGAGAGAATCTGAGGCTTTGATTCAAGTACAGTTGATTCAATTACGGGGGTGGGCATAAAATTTATCTACAAATTTCTGTCTCGATCTTAATGCAAATCTATATTTTGAGTATTCCTGTTTAAGACCATTTGAATTAGTCTTGCCGCTTATTTCCTAGATAATTTTATTAATTGCCTGAAACAATTTAGTTTGCTGAATAACCTACTTTTTTAATTTTCAATGGCTTATTATATGAAGTAATGTAAAGCCTGCAACTCTCCATGTTCAAAAGTATTAAAAGCCCATCCCCTTACACCAAGACTTGGATTAGTAGCATTACTCAGGTTGATAGTACAGTATGGAATGATCTAGCTAAACCCCTAGCAACTCCGTTCTTAGAATGGGAATGGTTATGGAATTTGGAATCTTCTGGTTGTGCGATCGCAACTGAAGGATGGTTACCCAATCATTTACTATTGTGGCGAGATACGAAGCTGGTGGCGGCGGCTCCACTTTATCTAAAGGGACATAGCTATGGCGAATTTGTCTTTGATCATCAATGGGCAGATTTATCAAGACGTTTAGGCATTAACTATTATCCGAAGTTACTGGGCATGGCTCCTTTTACCCCTGCGGCAGGCTATCGGTTTTTACTTGATCCAGATATTACGGATGCGGCAGAAATAAAAAAGATTTTGGATGAGATGTTATTGGAAATTGATCATTTTTGCGATCGCCATCAAATCTCAGGTACTAATTTCTTATTTGTTGACCCAAATTGGAAGCATGAACTAGAATCCCGTGGCTATACTGCTTGGATGCACCATAGTTACATTTGGGAAAATCAAAATTTTCAGAACTTTGATGACTATCTCAAAAGCTTTGACTCCAATCAACGGCGCAATATTAAACGGGAGCGCAAGGCGGTTACCAATGCTAACATCACCATGAAGGTTTATGCGGGCGATCAGATTCCTCACCATTTCTACAGTTTTATGTATGACCTTTACAGTGATACCTGTGATAAGTTTTGGGGCGGTAGTAAGTATTTAAATCGTAAATTTTTTGAGCAGTTACGGACTAGTTTTAGCGATCGCCTCGTATTCACAGCAGGAGAAATTGAGGGTTATCCCACCCCCGTGGGCATGGCTTTTTGTATTCGTAAAGGGACAAACTTGTATGGGCGTTATTGGGGCGCAGTTCAGGATATAGATTGCTTACACTTTGATGCCTGCTATTACACTCCCATTGATTGGGCGATCGCTGAAGGCATAAAAATCTTTGATCCAGGGGCAGGGGGACAACATAAAAAACGCCGAGGTTTTCCTGCTACACCCAATTACAGTTTGCATAGGTTTTATCGTCCCCGTTTAGAACAAATTCTCATTCCCCACATCAAAGAAGTCAATGAATATGAACAAAGACAAATTGCCGCAATCAACCAAGAGCTACCATTTAGTTTTGAACCACCCAAATTAAATTCCATATAAATTCCATATAAAACAACTCTTGGAGACTAATTAAAAATTTGTTAAGCTATAGTCAAAATTAATCGTGTTAAATTTTTTGTTAATTTTGTAGAAATATGTCCACAGAAACCATTGAACGCACTTCAACAGTCCGCAAAATTGCCCCTCGCTATCGAGTTTTGTTGCATAACGATGACTACAACTCTATGGAATATGTAGTACAAAGCCTAATGGAAGTAGTTAATTCCGTAACTCAACCCCAAGCCGTAGATATTATGATGGCTGCACATAATGATGGTTGTGCTTTGGTCATTACCTGTGTCCAAGAACATGCCGAGTTTTATAGTGAAGGCTTAAAGAGTAAAGGACTTAGCAGCAGCATTGAACCAGAGGATTAATTGCGACTTACAGGCACAAAATCATAACCCGTCCCCGAACCTTTACCTGGTTGAACTTTAACTAAAATTGCAGCATTATTGCGATCGCCTGATGGTTGAAATTGAATTTTTGCAGCTTTTGCCACGGCGATCGCCTTTTCAATTACACCTATAACTAGGATTTAAGAGCAATCCATTCACACCATCACTCACCATTGCCCAAACCACCGTAGCAGGGTTAAAGTTAGGCTTGGAAAAGTCACATTCTACCTAACTGATTTTGGTACCATCCGCAAATACCGCCGCCGTAAATTCTTCAGTCATGGATACAGATGCCTTGGAATCCGAACTAAAACAAATTGCGAGATTCTTCTCAAGATTTACTTCTCTACTGCGATCGCTCCGTGAAACATTCCCATACCGCAACTAAACTGAAATACCCCAAGGCTATCGGGCGTAAATTCCACAGGTGTAGTTTGATTCAATACCAAATCTTGAGCAACATGAAAGTCGGGGAAGAGAACTTTTTCTAAGCAACTACTGGGATCGAGGCGAAGGAACTGCAAACATACAGGCTGACCTCGTTTAACCGTTACCAAAGAAGGAACATAACCACCATCAACCGTGATCGTTACCTCTTGAACACCTTCACTCATTTCTGCCTTTTGAGATTTAGGCTTACTTCCTAAAAACCACCAAAGCTGTGCCACCATTAGAGATAAACCGCCTAGAGCGATCGCTACTCTCAGAGTAATAGGTTGTTCAATGGGTTGAAATTTAGCTGAATTGTTATGTTTCATCTCTTGTGCTGACATACTAGAGACGATACCAACGGATAAGCCAATACTTAGCAAAATACCTATCAGTTTTTTCATCAATTTTTCCTTATTTAGTTGAAGTAGAAGTTTCCACAATTTTTTAGCTTTCGTGCCCGTAATATGAGATTATTAATTTGCTTACGTCTTAAGTTTTAATAAACCTAAAAATGACAAAAATTACTCGAAAGAGTTTATCTATTATCTGTCTTTTGGCATTTGGATTGGGAACTTTAAAACTCACAGCTTATATCCCTTCTCCAGTATTTGCCCAAATACAGTCCGAAGCTCCAGATAGTTTGGAAGCCGATAGACTCTCAATTCTAGGAGATCAATTGGAGGCAGCAAGTCGCTATCGTGAAGCAATAGAATCATGGCAAAAGGCATTAAGGCTATATCGAATCCTAGAGAATCGTAAGGGGGAAGGCAAAGTACTTGTAGATTTATGCGTTGTCTATCGCCGATTAGGGCAGTACCAGAAAGCAATTGAATTTGGTGAGCAATCCTTGGTAATATACAGGCAAAACGGCGATCTCAACGGTGAAGGAAATTCACTTGGTAATTTAGCAACTGTTTATCGCTATTTAGGGCAGTACCAGAAAGTAATTGAATTAAATCAACAATCTTTAGCAATTTTTAAGCAAAACGGTAATCGTAAAAATGAAGCAGGTATTCTCAATAATTTAGGTCTAGCTTATAAAAGTCTAGGACAGTATCTAAAAGCATCTGAGTTCTATCAGCAATCTCTAGCAATTAAAAAGGAAATCGGTGACCGAATTGGCGAAGCAAATTCACTTATGAATCTAGGGGATATTTATCGCATCCAAGGACAAAATCAGAAAGCAATTGAATTCACCCATGAGTCCTTTTTAATATTCAAAGAAATTGGCGATCGTAGCGGTGAAGGAAATGCACTCGGAAGTATTGGCAATAATTACCTCAATCTACGCCAGTATCAGAAAGCAATTGAAAGCTACCTAAAATCGTTGTCAATCTTTAAGCAAATTGATGATCGCTATGCTGAAGTGGGTACTCTTAATAACTTGGGTGCTGCATATGGCAATTTAGGACAGTCCCCAAAGGCGATTGAATACTTTCAGCAGTCTTTAATAATCGCAAAGCAAATTGGCGATATCAAAAGTCAGAGAACCGCGCTGAATAATCTCATCAATATATATAACACTCTTGGAAAACAGCAAGAAGCAATTGAATTCCGTCAGCAACTTCTAGAGATAACAAAATAAATTGATTTATATAAAGCTTTAACTTTAGACATGCAATTTTGAATCAGTATGAAAATTTCTTAGCCTCAAAGCATTTGTGACTACTGAAAGAGAACTAAGTGCCATCGCCCCACCCGCCACAATGGGATTAAGCAGCCAGCCCCAGATCGGATAGAGAATCCCAGCCGCAATCGGAATCCCTGCCACATTGTAGATAAAAGCGAAAAAGAGATTTTGTTGAATATTACTAATCGTGGCTCGACTAAGTTGAATCGCCGTCACTATCCCCTGTAAATCTCCTGAAATTAGGGTAATATCACTCGCTGCGATCGCCACATCAGTACCTGTACCAATTGCCAAACCCACATCCGCCTGAGCCAAAGCGGGAGCATCATTAATGCCATCACCCACCATTGCGACAACTTTACCTTCAGCTTGTAATTCTCTGATTTTTTCCACTTTTTGATCGGGACGTACCCCCGCAAATACCCGTCTGATTCCGACTTCACGGGCGATCGCCTCGGCAGTAGATTGATTATCACCAGTCAACATTACCACTTCTATTTTCATCTTTTGTAAAGTATTAACTACACTCTGAGATGAGGATTTAAGTTTGTCCGCAATCCCAATCAGACCCTGAGCGATACCATTGACCGCAATTAAAACCACAGTTTTACCACCTGTTTCCCAAGAGTCTTGATATTCATATAACTCACTCGTATCAATCTTTAACTCATCCAACCATCGTCTTGTGCCAATTTGGACTAAGAAGTTATCGACTTTTCCTTGCACTCCACTACCTGTGATCGCCATAAAATCAGTTGCTGCAGGAATAGGAATATCTTTCTGTTTAGCATGATTAACAATAGCTTCAGCCAAAGGATGCTCGGAATTACGTTCGATCGCTGCTACAAGTTTTAATAATTGATCATCATTCTTATTCACAGAGAATATATCTGTCACAACTGGCTTGCCTTCCGTTAGTGTCCCCGTTTTATCTAAAACAATCGTTTGAATTTTATGAGCGAGTTCTAAACTAGCAGCATCCTTAATTAAAATTCCGTTCTCTGCACCTTTCCCAGTCCCAACCATAATCGAAGTCGGAGCTGCTAAACCCAAAGCGCAGGGACAGGCAATAATCAGCACCCCTACTGCCGAAATCGTTGCCAGAGTAACATTACCCATAATCTCAAACCAGATCACAAATGTAGCGATCGCAATGGAAATAACCACAGGTACAAACCAACCTGTTACCTGATCTGCCAGTCTCTGAATTGGGGCTTTAGAACCCTGAGCATCCTTTACCAGTTGCACAATTTGTGAAAGTACAGAATCTTTACCGATATGACTAGCTTTAATTTGTAAGCTCCCAGATTTATTCATAGTTGCCCCAATTAAGCGATCGCCCACTTTTTTCTCAACAGGAATACTTTCGCCCGTCACCATCGACTCATCAACGGTAGAATTACCTGCGATCGCCTCTCCATCCACAGGGATTTTCTCCCCTGGACGCACTAAAACCACATCACCAATGATCACATCTTCTATGGGAATATCTGACTCCTTCCCATCTCTGATTACTCTGGCAGTTTTTGCCTGCAATCCTATTAACTTCCGAATTGCCTCCGATGTTTCCCCCTTTGCCTGATTCTCAAATAATTTACCCAAAAGGATTAAAGTGATTACAACTACCGAAACTTCATAGTAAACTTCAGGCTGTAGTCCTTGAGAGATAAAGAAATTAGGATTAAGTGTAACTGTGATCGAGTAAGAGAATGCTGCGAGCGTTCCCAAGCCAATCAGCGTATCCATGGTCGCTGTGTGATTTTTAAATGCTTTCCATGCTCCAATGTAAAATGAACTCCCACACCACAACTGTACAGGTAGAGCAAGGGCAAGCTGGAGCCAAGGATTATGCAGCCAGTCAGGAATTATGGGAATAGATAACCCTGTCATCATAGAAATCGAACCAATTACCAAAATTATGCCAATTACGCCACCCACCCAAACTTTACGGGTCAGATCTTGAGTTTCTTGCAGTCGAGTTTTTTTATCAGCATCTTCATTTACTTGATCTGGCAGAATTGCTTCATAGCCAATATCTGCGATCACTTTTTGAATAGCCGCAGGACTGGTTTTTTGAGGGTCATATTCGATCGCTACTTCTTCGGTCGCAAAATTAACATTGCTACTACTGACACCAGATATAGAGCGAGTTGCAGTTTCAATACTACTGGTACAACCAGCACATCGCATTCCTTTTAAATTAAGCGTGACTTTACTCATCTTTAATCCTTTTTTAGCTAATTGCCATCATTCATCATTATCACTTCTCAATTGTCTAGGTTTTCTCTCCTTGTTCTGACTTCTTGGGTAATCTTTTCTTGAATGCTGACTTTATCTTTAATCAAATTTCAAATAAGGATCGGGGAAGACTTGACTGTCTGATGATCGATTGAAGTGTACCGATCTTGATTTCTGAATAGTTAGGGATGGGAACTGTAATAGTAGAGTCATCAGTTTTCTTTTGCATAATGATATGACTTCCTCGCTGTCTAACCTGAGTAAAGCCATTTGCACTTAAAATTTGACAGAGTTCCTTTGCTGAAAGTACTCGTAGTTTACCCAACTGCTACCTCAATTTGAGTTATGTATATTTCTGAATACATTCTTGCTTCTAACTCATTTGGGCTTGCCATTTCAAAGAATAGCTCGATCGCCTCAACCAGATTATTTCTTGCTTCTTCAACCGATTCGCCTTGGCTGGCAATATCTATCTGTGGGCAAAGGGATACATAACCATCATTTTCACGCTCAATAATGCAAGTTAGCTGTTTGATTTGTTTCATATAATTTAGTTGTTTTTTCTTATTTTACTCATCACTCAACAACTTGAACTCAAATCTTTGCTTTGCCTCTTCCCATTGGCTTTCTGCATCACTTCTCAATTGTCTGGCTTTTTCTCTCCTAGTTCTCACTTCTTTGGCGATCTTTTCTTGAATAGCGATCAACTAATCTTAATAATTTGTTGTAGAGAACTTTTTAACGTCTGAATATCTGGTGTTTCTAATTTGCCAAGTTTTTTAAGTACAAGAGATTTCTCCAGAGTTGTGATGATTGGCTTGATTACTGAGGGCTTAATCAGTCCTGCTCTTGACCAATCAGATATAAGCATCTCACCAAATTGCAAACTTACTTGACTGGTGACAGCAATTAAAATTATGTCTAGTTTCTGCTGATTATAAATATCGGAACTGATTACAATGGTTGGGCGTTTTTTGGTGGTGGTTTGATCCGTAAAAGGGAACGGAACTAAAAGCACATCTCCAAAACTATAGGTTGTCATAAGCTGCATCTTCAGGATTATCCCATATTTTTGAAAAACTGTTTTCAGAGAGTTTAGTAGCTTCATAAACCAGATTTTTATCAGATTCGGTTTCACGTTGATAGAGAAAATCAACGAAGTCTTCTATTTCTATGATTTTATCGGATGGGAGTTTGCGAATCTTTTCTAGTAATCTTTGCTCAACTGTAATGCTGTTATTCACTTTTTTAGTCTCCTAATTTAATACTTAATTTTACTCTTCACTCAACAACTTGCGCTGAAATCTTTGCTTTGCCTCTGCTTGGGGATTTTAATATCTATCCTAATGGGAAACCGCCGTAGCTTTCAATTATTTGGTCAATGCGATCCATCTTTTCTATGGTTTCGCCAAGAATGGAAATGATATTTTGATAATGGGATAAGTCATCGTAGGTTAATTCTCGATTCTTTCTGTCCTTCAGCCATTTCTGACAGACTTGATAGCCACCGATATAAAAGTTCCAGATTGCTGTAGGTACAGGCTCAAAGTATTGAACTTTATTGATATAAACTCTTTGATTAGTTTCGTCATATTTTACTTGCTCAACTATGTTCGATCCAGAAATGGGATAACTACAAATCTCACTTCCTGTCTCTTTCATTAAATGTAGTTGGACTAATCTCTCTCCTAAATTTGCTAGTTCCCAAAACAGTTTGACATCAGAAGTCAAGGGCACACGGGGAAAGTCTATTTTTAGAAATTCGGCATAACGAGATCGATATTGTGGGGAATGAAAAACGGCATAGATGTAGTTAAAAATATCTTCTGGTGCAAAGGTTTTAATTTGATCGCCTTTTCCATCAGTCAAGAATTGTAGGTTTAGTTTTTGCGAAAATTCAGTAATAAATTCTGGAGCTAAATTAGGACTGCGTGTAGTATATTCTGATTCCTGAAGGATGGTATCGGTGGGATAAAGATAGAGAGGGAAGTTATGATTAGATTCCTTAGTGATATTAGAAATTAGGCAGTCATTAGGAACTAAATCAGTAACAAAGACGTGCTTATAGTCATTTGTAGATATTTGACGAGAACAAATAAGACATAGATTATCTTTTCTAAATAGATGTTTCCTAAGTTCGGGTCTTATTCTATCCATAACATATTCAGAATAGAACATGAAACGATTATCAAGTGGTCGGTAAGAACACAAATCAATAAACTTTTCTAAATCCTGATTCTGTAATGCTGTAGCTGCAATTCCTATATTGAAATTTTTAAGATCATATTTATCTAAAAAAGAATAGTCCAATTTTTTGAAGCTTACTAATTCGTTAATTCTATCGGCGATGATATTTTTTTGTAAATCTATTGCAAAGTGATCCCTATGAGTTTTGAAACCATAAACATGATTCGGCATTATGTCAGTAATTTTCCAGAACTTCTGATATTCATCGGATATGTATCCATTTTGATCCTTAAATATATAGAAAGGAATAGATGGTTTTATGGTTTGCCACTGAGTCGAACTAATATCATTTTCTGCAAGCCAGTGATATTTACCGCCTACTAACTGCTTATTATCATAAACTTCTCTCGCTCCCCATAAATCGGCATGATAAACCGTTGCTACATCTTGCTGGCTATTTTGATACTTAATGAAAATTCCGATCGCTACGCCCTGCTGAATATCGAATACATTTTTATCAGGTGAACCATCAGGGCAGACCTCCTTTTTCTTGCTGTTTCCATGCAAATCTAAAACATAAATTTCATCAAAGGTTTTCATTAAGCTCTGACGCATTCCCCGAAAAGTTGGATTATCCAAATAGCCATGATTTGTAATCAAAGCCATCACACCATAGCCTGTTTCAGAAATTCGATGTTGAGCAAAACGGATAAACTTCACATAATCATCTAATAAGCCTTTAGGGTTTCTTTCGCCTAATGGTTTGCCGTCCACTTGATAATAATCTTTAACCAAACTCACAATCCAAGGATCAGTATTCATCGACTGATAAGAATAGGGCGGATTGCCTAGAATTACCATTACAGGAGTGTCTTGCTTCACATCTCTTGCTGCTTCGGCTTCATCCCTAATCCGATTCATAAACCCATCTGCCGCAGGAATTTGAAAAGCTTCTTGCAACGTATTCGTCAAGTAAATTCGTAATCGTTCTTCCGAGCTAAAATCATAGCCCAACTGCTGCAACTGCAAACCCAGCTTCATGTGTGCCACCGTGTAAGGAGCCATTAGCAACTCAAATCCAAACAAACGGGGTAGTAAATGTTGACTCACATAGCCCGACCACATTCCCTTTTGATTTTTGAAACTCTCATAAATATGGTCAATTACCGCATACATAAAAGTTCCTGTTCCCACCGCAGGATCGAGAATTAAAACCTGATGAGTTTCTATTGTTCCTTCACCTTTAGGAATAGAAATCTTTTTAGCATCAGCCAAACCCTTAGCAATCTTAAATTTGTGTTTGAGAACATAATCCACACTCCGCACAATATAGGAAACCACTGGCTCTGGCGTGTAATAAACTCCCCTAGACTCACGCATTTTGGCATCATATTCAGCTAAAAACGTCTCATAAAAATGTACCACTGGATCTGATTGACGAGTGCGCTTGCCAAAATCCTTTAGAATCTCTGCCATATCTGTTTGCTTCAGAATATTTGCTAAAGTATCCACCGCCCATGCAATTCTTTCATCTAAATCTATGCCTGCAATTTGCGAAAAGATACTGCGTAAAAATGGATTTGTTTTAGGTAGATCGTAGGCTGCTGTTTTGCGAGAGAACTCACTCGGACTATCCGTACTACATCTTGCCGCAAATAAACCATAGGCGATCGTCTGAGCATACATATCCGCAAATTGTTCACTTGTTAAATCTCGAATTAGCACCTTTTGAAAAGA
Encoded here:
- a CDS encoding type ISP restriction/modification enzyme — translated: MHQSLQAYWQEVEQIYNTHQATEHSYRPALQKLIESLAGNIRAINEPKRIACGAPDFLIKQNELEIGHIEAKDIGISLSKVVATEQLNRYFHALNNLIVTDHLEFRWYVDGEHRLTACLATIDKKKKLVADRSGILEVEQLLEQFLLTKAIQVNTPKVLAKRMAALAQLIRDAIKAALNSEDQGGMLRQQFESFQKVLIRDLTSEQFADMYAQTIAYGLFAARCSTDSPSEFSRKTAAYDLPKTNPFLRSIFSQIAGIDLDERIAWAVDTLANILKQTDMAEILKDFGKRTRQSDPVVHFYETFLAEYDAKMRESRGVYYTPEPVVSYIVRSVDYVLKHKFKIAKGLADAKKISIPKGEGTIETHQVLILDPAVGTGTFMYAVIDHIYESFKNQKGMWSGYVSQHLLPRLFGFELLMAPYTVAHMKLGLQLQQLGYDFSSEERLRIYLTNTLQEAFQIPAADGFMNRIRDEAEAARDVKQDTPVMVILGNPPYSYQSMNTDPWIVSLVKDYYQVDGKPLGERNPKGLLDDYVKFIRFAQHRISETGYGVMALITNHGYLDNPTFRGMRQSLMKTFDEIYVLDLHGNSKKKEVCPDGSPDKNVFDIQQGVAIGIFIKYQNSQQDVATVYHADLWGAREVYDNKQLVGGKYHWLAENDISSTQWQTIKPSIPFYIFKDQNGYISDEYQKFWKITDIMPNHVYGFKTHRDHFAIDLQKNIIADRINELVSFKKLDYSFLDKYDLKNFNIGIAATALQNQDLEKFIDLCSYRPLDNRFMFYSEYVMDRIRPELRKHLFRKDNLCLICSRQISTNDYKHVFVTDLVPNDCLISNITKESNHNFPLYLYPTDTILQESEYTTRSPNLAPEFITEFSQKLNLQFLTDGKGDQIKTFAPEDIFNYIYAVFHSPQYRSRYAEFLKIDFPRVPLTSDVKLFWELANLGERLVQLHLMKETGSEICSYPISGSNIVEQVKYDETNQRVYINKVQYFEPVPTAIWNFYIGGYQVCQKWLKDRKNRELTYDDLSHYQNIISILGETIEKMDRIDQIIESYGGFPLG